One Cicer arietinum cultivar CDC Frontier isolate Library 1 chromosome 8, Cicar.CDCFrontier_v2.0, whole genome shotgun sequence DNA segment encodes these proteins:
- the LOC101494118 gene encoding probable polyamine transporter At3g19553, with the protein MGEEVSDDDINNNNKSNPKLTIFPLIALIFYEVSGGPFGVEDSVRAGGGPLLSLIGFFFFPLIWSIPEALITAELATTFPHNGGYVLWISSAFGPFWGFQEGFWKWFSGVMDNALYPVLFLDYLKRSFPIFNLIIARIPALLTITFSLTYLNYRGLHIVGFSTVLLALFSLSPFLIMALLSIPKLSPRRWLVVDFHKVDWRGFFNNMFWNLNYWDKASTLAGEVENPSQTFPKALFGGLVLVVSSYLIPLLAGTGALSSSPSEWSDGYFAEVGMLIGGFWLKLWIQAAAAMSNLGLFEAEMSSDAFQLLGMSNMGLLPAIFSSRSKYGTPTVSILFSATGVILLSWMSFQDILEFLNFLYAIGMLLEFAAFITLRLKKPNLCRPYRVPLQTFWAVMLCVPPSLLLILVMCLASLRTFFVSGAVVIVGFILYPILVQAKNKNWLLFETEQLSSPSDGCHPIVSELVDLENKDAELLVSSPLPIVEEELSLLLSDSKPN; encoded by the exons ATGGGCGAAGAAGTAAgtgatgatgatattaataataataataaatcgaATCCAAAACTGACGATTTTCCCTCTTATAGCTCTAATCTTCTACGAAGTTTCTGGTGGTCCTTTCGGCGTTGAAGATTCCGTCAGAGCCGGTGGTGGTCCTCTTTTATCTCTTATTGGTTTCTTCTTTTTCCCTCTTATTTGGAGCATTCCTGAAGCTCTCATCACCGCCGAACTTGCCACCACTTTCCCTCACAATGGTGGCTACGTTCTTTGGATTTCCTCTGCTTTTGGTCCCTTTTGGGGTTTTCAAGAAGGCTTTTGGAAATGGTTCAGCGGTGTCATGGACAATGCTCTTTACCCTGTTCTCTTCCTCGATTACTTGAAACGTTCTTTTCCTATCTTTAACCTAATCATAGCTCGTATCCCTGCTCTTTTAACCATTACCTTTTCACTTACTTACTTGAATTATAGAGGCCTTCACATCGTTGGTTTCTCTACTGTTCTTCTTGCTCTTTTCTCCCTTTCACCCTTTCTCATCATGGCTCTTCTTTCTATCCCAAAACTCAGTCCAAGGCGATGGCTTGTTGTTGATTTTCACAAAGTGGATTGGCGTGGTTTCTTTAATAACATGTTCTGGAATTTGAATTATTGGGATAAGGCTAGTACACTTGCTGGTGAGGTTGAAAATCCAAGTCAAACATTCCCGAAAGCACTTTTTGGAGGACTTGTTTTGGTGGTCTCTTCTTATTTGATTCCACTACTTGCCGGAACTGGCGCTTTGAGTTCCTCTCCAAGTGAATGGTCTGATGGTTATTTTGCAGAAGTGGGGATGTTGATTGGTGGGTTTTGGCTTAAACTTTGGATTCAAGCTGCTGCTGCAATGTCTAACCTTGGATTGTTTGAAGCAGAAATGAGCAGTGATGCTTTTCAACTTCTTGGGATGAGCAACATGGGATTGCTTCCAGCTATATTCTCCTCAAG GTCTAAGTATGGGACGCCCACTGTTAGTATTTTGTTCTCAGCCACTGGAGTTATCTTATTGTCATGGATGAGCTTTCAGGATATACTAGAGTTCCTAAATTTCTTATATGCTATAGGAATGCTTCTTGAGTTTGCTGCTTTTATAACTTTGAGACTGAAGAAGCCAAATCTTTGTAGACCTTACAGAGTTCCGTTGCAAACATTTTGGGCAGTCATGCTTTGTGTGCCTCCTTCTTTGTTACTTATTCTTGTTATGTGTCTGGCTTCTTTGAGAACGTTCTTTGTGAGTGGAGCAGTAGTAATCGTGGGATTTATCTTGTACCCTATCTTGGTTCAAGCCAAGAATAAAAATTGGTTACTATTTGAAACTGAACAACTTTCATCACCTTCCGATGG ATGCCATCCAATTGTTTCAGAACTGGTTGACCTAGAAAACAAGGATGCTGAGCTTCTTGTGAGCTCACCGTTGCCTATTGTGGAAGAAGAATTGTCTTTATTACTAAGTGATTCCAAGCCAAACTAG
- the LOC101494425 gene encoding uncharacterized protein, whose protein sequence is MASSSSSQPECLLSEEDFDLIHGSESGWVQARTSCHHLAYLSSDLTHIPIPNTPCNRCQHPTENWLCLSCKEVLCGRFVNRHMLQHFQDTNHSVALSFSDLSVWCFSCDAYLDAQVILQLRSVHEVAYILKFGEPPPLGANQPPASGDDQAEA, encoded by the exons Atggcttcatcttcttcttctcaaccg GAATGTTTATTATCTGAAGAAGATTTCGACTTAATCCATGGCTCTGAATCTGGTTGGGTCCAAGCTCGAACTTCATGCCATCATCTCGCTTACTTATCCTCTGATCTTACCCACATTCCAATCCCTAATACTCCCTGCAACAG gTGCCAACACCCAACTGAAAACTGGCTTTGTTTGTCGTGTAAGGAAGTGCTATGTGGCCGTTTTGTGAACAGGCATATGCTCCAGCATTTTCAGGATACTAATCACAGTGTTGCCCTCAGTTTCAG TGATCTATCAGTATGGTGCTTCTCTTGCGACGCTTACTTGGATGCTCAAGTTATTCTGCAATTACGTTCTGTTCATGAAGTCGCTTACATATTGAAATTTGGTGAGCCTCCACCGCTTGGAGCAAATCAACCTCCTGCTTCTGGAGATGACCAGGCTGAAGCCTGA
- the LOC101494965 gene encoding small ribosomal subunit protein uS14z/uS14y/uS14x yields the protein MGHSNVWNSHPKTYGPGSRTCRVCGNPHGLIRKYGLMCCRQCFRSNAKEIGFIKYR from the exons ATGGGTCACTCTAATGTCTGGAATTCTCACCCCAAAACCTACGGTCCTGGCTCTCGCACCTG CCGTGTGTGTGGGAACCCTCATGGATTGATCAGGAAGTACGGACTTATGTGTTGCAGGCAGTGCTTCCGTAGCAATGCCAAGGAAATTGGCTTCATTAAG TATCGCTAA
- the LOC101495290 gene encoding mitotic checkpoint protein BUB3.1: MAATTVVAGRELSNPPSDGISNIRFSNHSDHLLVSSWDKSVRLYDASANVLRGEFMHGGPVLDCCFHDDSSGFSAGADNTVRRLLFSTNKEDILGKHDAPVRCIEYSYAAGQLITGSWDKTLKCWDPRGASGQERTLVGTYQQPERVYSLSLVGHRLVVATAGRHVNVYDLRNMSIPEQRRESSLKYQTRCVRCYPNGTGYALSSVEGRVAMEFFDLSEASQAKKYAFKCHRKSEAGRDIVYPVNAMAFHPIYGTFATGGCDGFVNVWDGNNKKRLYQYSKYPTSIAALSFSRDGRLLAVASSYTFEEGPKTNEQDAIYVRSVNEIEVKPKPKAYPNPTA; this comes from the exons ATGGCTGCAACAACCGTGGTTGCCGGACGAGAGTTGTCGAACCCTCCTTCTGACGGAATCTCCAACATTCGTTTCTCTAATCATAGTGATCATCTTCTCGTTTCCTCTTGGGACAAG AGCGTGCGTCTCTACGATGCAAGCGCAAATGTGCTCAGAGGAGAATTCATGCACGGCGGACCCGTACTTGATTGTTGCTTCCACGATGACTCTTCCGGCTTCAGTGCCGGCGCTGATAATACTGTCAGACGCCTCCTTTTCAGCACCAACAAGGAGGATATTTTGGGAAAGCATGATGCACCTGTTCGTTGTATAGAGTACTCTTATGCAGCAG GGCAATTGATCACTGGTAGTTGGGACAAAACCCTAAAATGTTGGGATCCTAGAGGTGCAAGCGGACAAGAGCGCACTCTTGTTGGGACATATCAACAACCTGAGCGAGTTTACTCTCTATCACTTGTTGGACATCGGCTTGTTGTAGCAACGGCTGGAAGACATGTTAATGTTTATGACTTGAGGAACATGTCTATTCCTGAACAAAGAAGGGAATCTTCATTGAAATATCAAACCAGATGTGTGCGCTGCTACCCAAATGGAACAG GATATGCACTTAGTTCTGTTGAAGGGCGGGTTGCGATGGAATTCTTTGACCTCTCTGAGGCTAGCCAGGCAAAGAA ATATGCATTCAAGTGTCACAGAAAATCTGAAGCTGGAAGGGATATTGTTTATCCTGTAAATGCCATGGCATTCCACCCCAT ATATGGTACATTTGCCACAGGAGGTTGTGACGGTTTTGTTAATGTATGGGACGGAAACAACAAAAAGAGGCTATACCAG TATTCAAAATATCCAACTAGCATTGCTGCACTATCATTTAGCAGAGATGGACGCCTCCTGGCTGTTGCATCAAGTTACACATTTGAAGAGGGACCTAAAAC CAATGAACAAGATGCTATCTACGTTCGCAGCGTGAATGAGATTGAGGTCAAGCCAAAACCCAAAGCCTATCCCAATCCTACAGCTTGA